A single window of Oncorhynchus clarkii lewisi isolate Uvic-CL-2024 chromosome 10, UVic_Ocla_1.0, whole genome shotgun sequence DNA harbors:
- the LOC139419061 gene encoding acidic leucine-rich nuclear phosphoprotein 32 family member B-like isoform X1: MDMKKRIHLELRNRTPSDVRELVLDNCRSNEGKIEGLTAEFVNLEFLSLINVGLISVSNLPKLGKLKKLELSDNRISGGLDVLAEKLPNLTHLNLSGNKLKDISTLEPLKKLDGLKSLDLFNCEVTNLNDYRESVFKLLPQLTYLDGYDVEDREASDSDGEVDGVDDDDDEEDEEEDFDEEDDDDEEGVEGEEEDEVSGDEEEEDLGIEGEVEDEDDEDDDEEEVEAVKGEKRKREPDDEDDDDDDDEDDD; encoded by the exons ATGGACATGAAGAAGAGGATCCACTTGGAACTAAGAAACAGGACCCCATCTGAT GTACGAGAACTTGTCCTGGATAACTGCAGATCAAATGAAGGGAAAATCGAAGGTCTCACAGCAGAATTCGTCAATCTGGAATTCCTCAGTTTGATAAACGTTGGCCTAATCTCAGTCTCCAACCTTCCCAAACTTGGGAAACTCAAAAag TTGGAACTCAGTGACAACAGAATCTCCGGTGGCCTTGACGTGCTAGCAGAGAAACTCCCCAACCTCACACATCTAAATCTAAGCGGAAACAAACTGAAAGACATAAGCACGTTGGAACCTTTG AAAAAGCTGGATGGCCTGAAGTCTCTAGATTTGTTCAACTGTGAGGTGACCAACCTGAACGACTACAGGGAGAGTGTGTTCAAGCTGCTCCCTCAGCTCACCTACCTGGACGGGTACGACGTGGAGGACCGAGAGGCATCCGACTCGGACGGAGAGGTCGACGGTGtggacgatgatgatgatgagg aagatgaggaggaagactttgatgaggaggatgatgacGATGAAGAGGGagtagaaggagaggaggaagatgaggtcAGCGGCGATGAGGAG GAGGAAGACCTTGGCATTGAAGGTGAAGTTGaagatgaggatgatgaggaCGACGATGAAGAGG AAGTTGAGGCTGTCAAAGGCGAGAAGAGAAAGCGAGAACCCGATGATgaagatgacgatgatgatgacgacGAGGACGACGATTAA
- the LOC139419061 gene encoding acidic leucine-rich nuclear phosphoprotein 32 family member B-like isoform X2: MDMKKRIHLELRNRTPSDVRELVLDNCRSNEGKIEGLTAEFVNLEFLSLINVGLISVSNLPKLGKLKKLELSDNRISGGLDVLAEKLPNLTHLNLSGNKLKDISTLEPLKKLDGLKSLDLFNCEVTNLNDYRESVFKLLPQLTYLDGYDVEDREASDSDGEVDGVDDDDDEEDEEEDFDEEDDDDEEGVEGEEEDEVSGDEEEEDLGIEGEVEDEDDEDDDEEVEAVKGEKRKREPDDEDDDDDDDEDDD; encoded by the exons ATGGACATGAAGAAGAGGATCCACTTGGAACTAAGAAACAGGACCCCATCTGAT GTACGAGAACTTGTCCTGGATAACTGCAGATCAAATGAAGGGAAAATCGAAGGTCTCACAGCAGAATTCGTCAATCTGGAATTCCTCAGTTTGATAAACGTTGGCCTAATCTCAGTCTCCAACCTTCCCAAACTTGGGAAACTCAAAAag TTGGAACTCAGTGACAACAGAATCTCCGGTGGCCTTGACGTGCTAGCAGAGAAACTCCCCAACCTCACACATCTAAATCTAAGCGGAAACAAACTGAAAGACATAAGCACGTTGGAACCTTTG AAAAAGCTGGATGGCCTGAAGTCTCTAGATTTGTTCAACTGTGAGGTGACCAACCTGAACGACTACAGGGAGAGTGTGTTCAAGCTGCTCCCTCAGCTCACCTACCTGGACGGGTACGACGTGGAGGACCGAGAGGCATCCGACTCGGACGGAGAGGTCGACGGTGtggacgatgatgatgatgagg aagatgaggaggaagactttgatgaggaggatgatgacGATGAAGAGGGagtagaaggagaggaggaagatgaggtcAGCGGCGATGAGGAG GAGGAAGACCTTGGCATTGAAGGTGAAGTTGaagatgaggatgatgaggaCGACGATGAAGAGG TTGAGGCTGTCAAAGGCGAGAAGAGAAAGCGAGAACCCGATGATgaagatgacgatgatgatgacgacGAGGACGACGATTAA